TGCTTGTTTATGACAATGTTGATAACCCTAATATTAATAAGACAGTTGGTATATCTGCAGCTTTAAATAGACTAGTAAGTTTTAAAGTTATCGATTTAGAACCTTCAGATAAATTAAGACTAGAGAAAACTATTAAAATTCGCAATCAAATAACCCATTTTCAATTTAATCTAAACCCAAAGCAAGCGCATAGTTATTACTTAAGACTATTTGAGTTTATTCACTATTTCTATTCAAAATACCTTAGCAAAGACCTTCATGACATAATTCAAAAAGAATATTGGGCGTTTGAAGCAGAACTTTTAAGTGAAATAAAAAAGTCAGAATATGTTCACTACCATGGAATTACGGTACATAAAAATCACCCTAAAGACATTATTGAATCTCAACAATATGACGGTTTAGAAATAGACAATGAAATATTTGATAGAATCCCATTCGGTAGTGAAACAACTTTCAAAATTGGAAATAGTGACCTATGTGGCGATTGTGGGGTTATTAAAGGATTTTATCACACTGACAATTGTGATCATGAACAATGCCCGAAATGTGGGGAACAATTAATTGGATTTCATAAATGTGAACATACAGCTTATGTTACTATAGAAAAATAAAACCTGTGCAACACCGTTCTAAATGTTAGCAAATATTAAAACCAAACTATTAAAAAGATTTTTTTTGAAGTCCCTCTTTATAAGAAAATAACCATTCACGAAACCGAAGATGAAACGACCATGACCAAAACTTTGTACACCCAAGGAAATGATTATAGGCGTTCCATGTGTCCTTTGAAAAACAAATAAATATAAACACATGAAAAGTTAGATAGAGTTGTTGATTTTTACTTATAATTCCCAACCTTATAAGTTGCCTAAAACAACCTATAGCAGCGATTTTAAACTAAAGGAAACCACCACTTTGAGTGCGTCTATGCAGTTGTTTTATAAGGCTAAAATAAAATTCCCTTTAAAAACATTCCTATTGCAGCTAGAAACATATAAAAAGGTTAAATAATTTAACAATTAACTTCTTCTGGTATTATTTATTGAGCAGTTTTTCCAAATACTCAATTTTATCCTGTTCAGATTTTAAAAGACGTTCGTAGAGTTTTTTGTTTTCTTCGTGCGCTTCTAATAGTTTATCGAGAGGATTAAATGTGCAATGGTGATTTATTGTAGGTCCAGCATGGATTACGGAACCATCATAATTATTCTGAATATTGTTAAATACAGCTTCATCACTATAATTTTCGATTGCTTCCTTTGTAACCCCAAGCACCTTTGCAATCTGTTCCAGTTTACCATCCTCAATGGTTTCAGATTGCTCAATTTTGGACACAGCTTGTTGGCTGATGCCCAGTTCTTCGGCTAGTGTTTCCTGTTTCATGCCTCTTAGCTCCCTGATACGGCTAATCTTTCTGCCTATGTGGTTTGGTTTTGTTGCTGTTTCCATGAACCAAATATAAGATTTTTTGTGAAATTTACCACACTTGTAAAAAACAAATTCGATTTGGTTTTATACAACCTCTAACCAATATTATTGCCATACAAAAGATAGGTTTATATATAGATTCCTGCCTTGTCTTGGTATGTTATTCCAATCGGCATAGGTTGAATAGTTGGTGTCGAATATATTTTCAATACCATATTTAAGTACGGTTTTATGGTGGTTTATATAAAATATATTTCCAAGATTTAAATTTAAAACGGCGTATTGTGGTGTTTCGTCTTCACCATAAAAACGGCTGTACTTACTTTGGTTTCCGTTTCCTTCAAGTTGAATGGCTGCATTAAAACTGGATGTGTTATAATTTATTTCAGCTAAATAAGAAAACGGTTTTATAAGTGGTAACAGTTCTTTGTTACTCCCTTTTCCGTAGTTATAACCAACCGTTGCATTAACTGAGAATGTTTTTGAAAGTTGGTAAGAAGAGTTTAAATAGACATCAAAAATAGTGGCATTATTTAAATGCGTGTACACTTGCACACCATTAGCGCCAATAGTCATGGGGCTTAATGTCGCATCAATTTCACCAATAATATAATCCATAATATGAAAATAGGAGGATTCAATACCCACATGGAATTTTTTAAAATGATAATTGGTTTTCAAATTGGCTTCTATAGCTTTTTCATTTTTTAAAGTGGGGTTGCCTATATAATCGTAATTATCAAAACTGTTGAAAAGGAAAAAACCGTAACCTTCACTAACTGTTGGTGCTCTTTCACCATATCCCAGACCAAATGTTACATCGAACCTGTGTTTTTTTATCTCATAATTTGATGACATGCTGGTTAGAAACCGACTTTTAGACGCATCAATTTCAGGATAGAATATTTGAAGACTTTCCAAACCTGTTTTTTTTGCAATCCTGTTTTTATGAAAACCAAAACGAAGTGATGTTGAAAGGGTTTCATTTTCATTAAAACGGTAGCTGTCTTTTGCATAAACACCTGTATAAAGTGTTCTGATATCTGGCCATGTGTACATAAACATATCTGGTTGATTGGTGTCGTTTGGGTACATGGTCATTTCTGCCAAAGACCTGTTGTAAAATCCGTTAAAATTAAAAATAACGTCATGCTTATTTTTTTTAATACTTGCTTTACTGTAAAATCCATAGGTGTCGCTCCATCCAGGCATATCCATACGAATAGGCACGATGGGACGTTTAGAGTCATCCATAATATGGGTTATCGTATTAAAGTATATTTTTGTTTCTAAGGATTTTATAAACGTTGAATCGTTTGCGTAATTGTGTGTAAACGAAGTGATTAATGCTTCTGCCAACGAAACATCCATGGGCAAGGCAGGGTAACCGATATTGGTAGCTTTATCGTAAATGACATTGGCATCTAAAGATTCATGTTCGCTTAGTTTATAGCCGCTTTGTAATGAAATGTTATATTTTTCAAATTGGGAGTAGAGCACTTCTTTGTTTCCTCCGGCTTTATAATTATCGGATTTTCTATAAATTCCATCAGCGTTTAAATAGAATTTATGGTTGGAATATT
This genomic window from Mariniflexile sp. TRM1-10 contains:
- a CDS encoding helix-turn-helix domain-containing protein → METATKPNHIGRKISRIRELRGMKQETLAEELGISQQAVSKIEQSETIEDGKLEQIAKVLGVTKEAIENYSDEAVFNNIQNNYDGSVIHAGPTINHHCTFNPLDKLLEAHEENKKLYERLLKSEQDKIEYLEKLLNK
- a CDS encoding TonB-copper family protein, coding for MKKYIIWGVSLLFATLTYAQDIENHLEKKDTINLNEIMVVGRHKLSNYRQEKTLSSIDDFLEKSNKITMIKRGNYAWEASLNNMNSNRLSITIDGMQIFGACTDKMDPITSYVDVSNLEKVSVGSGQEGTEHGHCVGGGIDLQLPQATFGVSGLKTSMDVGYETNGNYKTTGLDMEYSNHKFYLNADGIYRKSDNYKAGGNKEVLYSQFEKYNISLQSGYKLSEHESLDANVIYDKATNIGYPALPMDVSLAEALITSFTHNYANDSTFIKSLETKIYFNTITHIMDDSKRPIVPIRMDMPGWSDTYGFYSKASIKKNKHDVIFNFNGFYNRSLAEMTMYPNDTNQPDMFMYTWPDIRTLYTGVYAKDSYRFNENETLSTSLRFGFHKNRIAKKTGLESLQIFYPEIDASKSRFLTSMSSNYEIKKHRFDVTFGLGYGERAPTVSEGYGFFLFNSFDNYDYIGNPTLKNEKAIEANLKTNYHFKKFHVGIESSYFHIMDYIIGEIDATLSPMTIGANGVQVYTHLNNATIFDVYLNSSYQLSKTFSVNATVGYNYGKGSNKELLPLIKPFSYLAEINYNTSSFNAAIQLEGNGNQSKYSRFYGEDETPQYAVLNLNLGNIFYINHHKTVLKYGIENIFDTNYSTYADWNNIPRQGRNLYINLSFVWQ